The Myripristis murdjan chromosome 6, fMyrMur1.1, whole genome shotgun sequence sequence ATCTAATTGGCAAGCTGGAAAACCCATTCACTCAACAGCAGACACTGAAACTTAAAACCTTGACTTGCACTTTCTAAAAGTAGACTTTGGGGGAGGTCTCCAGCCTTCCCTTGTCACCAGTTTAATTCATGTGCGACTTGCTCCACAACACCCTCAAAGAAAGTGGGAAGCCAGTGTTGCCTATCCTGTTTTATAAGCTATTCATTCATGCAGGAGCAGCTCCCATTTTGTCCCCTGGTAATCACTGTTTGCTGTTAACAGAGGAGAATAACATTGTTCTCATTTCAGCTACTGTATGTAGATCATTTGTGTCAATCTTGATTTGGGTTTTGGCAGgacagtttgtttttcctgcacCGTTGGACAACTTACGTAAGGCTCCGTTACGCCCCTACTTAATTGAGTATGTTGATTCacagaggaaagggggaaaaaaagtaattcaACCACTGTGTCCTGCTGCAAAAATGTTGGTCTAAAGATGAATGTCTTTGACCACAATGACTGGAAAAATTTTGTTATTGTACTGAGAATTAACATTTCAGCGGACCTCACAAAGGCAATttccaaaaaaagacaaaagaaatcaaTATCCAAACACACTGGACAAAGCACTGTACACTCACATGGAGCCAACCACAGAGTGGGGATCCTTATATGGCCCTATGCTAATGGCTCCTTTATACTTTAATGTGGTTGTTTCATTTAAATTGGTAtcattttatttgcttgttGTACGTTTTGTCCTATATATTCCTTCAATTATAAAGTGGCATGCATGGTGATtctgcactttaaataaaatgtattgattgATACATTACAgagggttattttttttatgaaaacaaGCGAGAAAGTAGTGTAGGGAAGGTCATTTAAGGTTCCTCTCCCAAAATTATTCAACGTCATCACCCCTCCAGTCCTCTCAAGACATTAACATCTTAATTTCATCACCTCACAAACCCTGGTGCCGTACTAGAATGTCTTGTGAATTTTATCTGGCTGAGAGCTGCGCCCAGATTTTAAAAAGCGCCATACGAATCTAAGTGGATAAGGCGAGGGTGTAAAAGGAGAGGGCGAGCAAGGCGGTTGGCGTGGAGGTACCGTGTCTGCAGCCCGCTGCACCTGTCTAGCTGTGCTAAAGGAGCCTGGGGCCCCAGCGTGGAGCTCAGCCAAGGGGTGGCAgcaaggaaaggagggaaggagggagggaaggacgAAGGGAAGGAGGAGTAACAGGGAGGAGGTTGGGGTGAATGTGATTCCCCTGAGAATCTCACCCACCGCGTGCTCACCAGACCTATAAATAACTTTTATTAGGTTTAAGTGGAATTAGTGGAGGTGTTAGTCGTCAGCATGCTCACAGATATATAGTCATGTACTTTCTGACTcaaggaggaggcagaggaaaggGTGCTCATGCTGTACCAAggtgctaacacacacacacacacacacacacacacacacacaggagcacatGCATGCCTGCTAATAGACATGGACACAGAATTCAAAGGAAGTGTCCAATAATTAGTACAAGTGATACAGCCACAGCTGATCTGTGGTGTTACATCAtaatctaaaacaataaaatgatacTCTGCTGATCCTAATTGGGAAGTTCTGGTCGCtcccctccacagggaggtcagattGCAGGATCAGATGCAGAACAGCACTCCTGGAGTTCAATGTCAgtgattcagtgtcttgctaaaGGACACTTCACTACATGCCGGCCCACACTGAGGCTTGAACCCTACTGACTGGGCCATCCTGCTGCTCCAATGTGAGCAAAGTCAGTATATTAGTAtagtataataaaaaaaacaaaaacaaaacttaactaAGCATTAAGTACATGACTCAAAAGGAAGTGCGGTAAGAAAATGTAAACTTTATTGCAACTTTGTCATTCTAAGTTCTCTGATTtacagaagagaaaaacactTGTAATGGCACAGTCATCGTAATATGTACATTGCTGATATTGCAATAATCTGGACACTTTTGTTGTCCAGATTTAAGAGTGGGACATAGAGGCACATGACATCACGTTTTCTCAGTCTGTAGAGGGAAGGAATAATATATCGAAGCTAACATTAACGTACCACAGCGTTCGATGAAAGCATAGGCGTGGGAACTAGAAAAGCTCTTTACATAAAGGGCTCTGTTGGGAAATCACAGTTTGTCCATTGTACATTCAGCTATAGGAAAGATTAAGACGTTGACGTGTTCACAACACACTGCGTTGCACTAAGACATTTGGTGATTTGATAAGCTTCAGTAGACCTGAGTGTTTGAGTTGATACAGTAAACATGTTTGAGCAAAGTTACATAATCAATTAGTGGTAAGTGGTAAGGCATTTAATGAATAAGTGACGGGGGCCGGAGACTTCCACAGCAGAGTCTGCGCTGTCACTGCCGGCCAGTAAAAACTGTACTAATGTGCTTCTCGTGAAGGACAAATCCATAAGTTGAAGGCACAGCCGTTTTTTACAACAGGGTGAAGAGCACTGTGAATAAATCAACCAGATGTAGTGAAACATGGCGCGGATGGAGTGACGTTTGTCCGTGGGGCCGTGTGGTTGAATAcgatcacactttttttttttttcagaacagGTGATCTGTCATCTTGTTGACATCTCATCCTTTTGGGGGAAATTTCAGTCAGGATTCAAACCGATTATAAACCAACTCCCCTCTGCAACTGAtgtaagagacaaaaaaaagatgctgaTGAACAGGCGATGGAAGTGGTTGCGAATAAGAGTGCAGGCCAATGGAGTTGCCTAAGTGGAGTGACAGCTCAGGGCAGAGCTTCACTTCACTCATCAAGGTCTATCCAAGAGGCCACCCATGTAGACCGGCACCTCCGACACTTTAAACATGAGGTTGTGCATTTGATTTAACGGTCTCTGTTAAATCTGAGAAGGCTGCAGGAGGCATTTCATACATACAACACATGAGAGCATCATATCCATCGTGTTTTGGGGTAAGGAGCTCTTCCCCCGCGTCCTGTTAACATCTCCTCCCCACCTCTGTGGTTTTGTCAGTGATGCTTTTGTTAGAACGTCTTTTGGTAATCATGAAGGAGCACATCAACACAATATCAGAGAGAgcttgtacaaaaaaaaagaaaaaaaaaagcagcctaTTAAAAGCACTTAAAACAGCAGGCTAATAAGAGGTTAAAATCTAGTGGATACACTCAAATATAGCCAGAGTTGCAGCACATCGCTATGCTATGTTACAATGACAGTGGCTTGGCCTCAAGTTCACCTGGCCTACAGTACTAAGGGACATTCGGGTGTGTCCAAATGAGTGGTATGTCGATAAATTAAGTTAAACTATTCTAAAAATAAGTGCTAAGGGGGTGATGGGTTGTTGTGCCTGGTGACGATTATATTGTAAAGCAGTGAAAAACTTAACTTGAGGTACATTCATCATACATCAGCCCTTCGGCATGATAAGTTCAAGTAAAAGCCTTTCTGATGAGTGAGCCAGACGTACGGTACCAAGGTGCGTCAGTCTCCTTCATACAAAGCTTTCAGTAAGCTGATTTCCTTCCAGTAAGCATGTCCCTCGGTAAAACCCTTTCACACATCTTCcgctgtccttttttttttttttttttatcttcatttgGTCTTCTTGAGAGattcatagattttttttttcaagcaaacAAGGGGCTTGCTTTGTTCCTCCTTATCAAGAGAGCCAGCAGCAGCTAAACATTTAAAGACTGTAGAAATGcagtatgtaaacacacagatttcTCCGTAACTTACATACAATCAAAGCAGAACAGATCAAAAAGTCCGGAAACAAATCAGCCAAGAGGTAAAACCgattaaaaaaaggaagaaaaataaatgtcacaaagaaaaaaaaaaaatacgaatCATTTTGAATTGTAAAGTGCAAGTATAAAAAATATCTCTCTACATCTAATCTCAAGATGGGCTCTCGAGACGCGGTCAATGGTCTTTTATGGAAAAGTGCAAGTTGAAAACAGCACAGacgtttagaaaaaaaaaagtgtaagaTTCAAAACAGTATCAGGAGCTGTCATGTGACTTGGTGGCGCCATCATGTGACTCAGCTCCTCCTTAAGAAAACAGCCACCTCATCCAAGGGCACAGGGTAGTCTTCTAGGAGCGTCCCCCCATCGAACACCTGAGCGTTTCGGCTGTCCTGCCACTGAAAGCCCCCGTCCGGAAGGTAAATCTCCCTCTGCACCGCCCCCCGCTCCACCACCGGTGCCACCAGGACCTGCAAACACGCAACAACATACACACGCAAAGTTCAGAAGTCAGCGAGATTGTACATTTGATTAACAAGACATCGAGTTACAGCCGAAGGCGATTGACATATCAAATGCCGAGCGCACAGGACGGTGACGGAGGGAACTCAATCCCCTCCAATCAGGAAGTCATTAAGTCACCTCATCCCCGATGAGGAACTGGTCATCGATGgtgaaggtcatggggtcactgGGACTGAGCCACCACAGCGGTCGATAGATGGGGTATCCCGTCGCCTGCCACTCCTCTGCGTACTTCTCGATCAGGGGGACCACAAATTCCTGGTGGCGAGCTATGTAGGCCCGTGTCAGGTTCAGCACCTGTGGAGCATCATGGGAAAGAgggaaataaatacatttaagaaCAAATGGCACAAGAGGTTTAATGAATGTGTTTTATATGGAATCCCTTTGGGGTCACATGgcagaaaactgcatccatgTGCAAATCTGTACTTTCAGTGTACACAGAAATTCCTAAATTACTAATCCGTACACTCAGTAAAGTGCCCTTGAATAATAAATCCATACCCTTGGACATGCAATCCACGCATTAGGAAAACCAAATACACATGCTGCCAGGcacatttacatatatatatatatatatataacagatTCAATGATATACTGAATGCTAATATAGACTTTATTTGTGCTTTGTATGCTTGCTTCAGTGCATGTAAACTGTGCTTTTAATTCTCCAACTGAGATCTGAGGTTATGGACTTGTAAATCAAGAAGCTGCATTTTACAAATCTAAGGGTACTAATTAGTAATTAAAGggaacattttgcaaatccAAGGGGAACGATTAGTAATTTGAGGGTGTGCTTTATGAAGCCGTGCATACAGATTTGTGAACTGAGAGCACAGATTCGTACGTGGATTTATGTTTCCTACCGTACGACCCCGGGGGTGTTGTGTAGTTTTGAGACGAGGTGTGTTTGCCGTTCAGTTGTAGCAGACGTGGTAAAAGCAGCAGCGCAGATTAATTTCATTGACACAAACATCAGAAACCAGCGCTGCCAGCTCCACCAAATGGACTAAATGAATGAAGCAAATGGTAATATGTTCTTATTGTTGGATGGGGATTTATTATActttaaatatttcagtgtgCTACAGTCAAACGTTTTTTCCAGTCCTCGCTCTGTAGGAGCCTGGATTAGGTTTAACTGTGTGAGGCTTCATGATTCATTGGTATTTGCCTTTTACTGTTTTGACACAAACAATTCCCTAGAAACCCACGATATCTTAGAAGCATGAGTAAGAGCTTACTGGCCGGCCCTCGCGCTACAAAAGTTACCTCATGAGGTGGCCTCGTCTCTGACTGTGCAGCCTGCTTGTCTGCCGTTGTGTCTGACACGCGGTATTTTCATTCATGACCATCGATGCCTTTTATTGATTTTGCGCCGCACATTTTAAAGAAATCTAGAACAAGGAAGCGAGGCGgtccaacaaaaaaaagtcctttCCTAAACTAAATCATCTGCTGCAAGACTTTCATGACAAGAATAATATTGACAGTGCGATCTGCTAAAGACATCTGCGATGCCATCTCCACACTCGAGACGTACATACAGAACGAAAGAACAGTTCATTGTTGACTTAGTGGTTTAACACCATCCATTTCTttctcctgtctccctctggCCAAACTACTTCAGCATTCCTGGAAGGGTCACATCCTCTTCAGTGTcccatgacaaaaacaaaacttgaccGCAtctataaaaaatgtatttttatgagTAGGGATTGAGAACATTTGTAGGAATGAGCTTGAAATCACAACCCGAGTATGAATGGATCTCTCTCTAATTGAAAAGCCAGGCATGTGTGTGGTTTTGaggttttattgctgttttgttcCAGTGCGGTCAGTGCTGTGATCTGTCTATGATTGACTGAAGTATTGCACACTCTGGAAACGAAGGTGCTACGCTAAAACTACTGTACAGCGTCTGTAAAACACAGCCATTCATCATGGGAAATCCAGCAGAAAGCCTATTCTCTTCTAAAACGTCATCTCAGTCTCACTTCATCTGAGTTTCTAAGTTGAAGGCCGTGCAAGAGaccaaaatggaaaacattgCTGCTGTCAAACGCTAGCTGTCCAAAAGGCCTATTTTTAGCTTTGTCACGCAACACAAGTCACAACCAATATATTCTGTTGCCTCAGTCTTCTCCAACTGGAAAAAACAGTTGATCTCCCCCACCCTGTCACACTTGTCAATTACACATGGAAATCTTAATTGCCATAATAAAGTCTTTTTCCAAGACTTGTCCTCAAATTCATTATCATTCCTGCCGAAGTGGCTCTCGTCGTCGTAgctgagagtgagagtgagccATAAATCTAGAGGAGGGATTGTAATTCAGACCAGATGGACTCTTAACCACAGGTGATGTCGGGAGGGGGCCAAGCAATCACTCCTATTGAGGGAAGAAGGGAAGGGCAATggaggggaggacaaaaaaaaaacaacagttttcGCCCTCTCCAGAAACATCAAGTGCTTTGCTGCACAGGAACCCGAGCCTGGGTTCCTCATTGTGAAACATATTGATATCTGTGACCGGACTCTGTGAGACTGTAGGCCTTGTTTTCCTGCCTTACGTGGTGAACGGCACATTCCTGATGTCCGGCGGCGAGGGATGAGAGGGGGGGCGAGTGCAGCTCTCCTGCAGGGGCAGAGCGACGGCAGGGTGTTGACAGACCGAGGAACAGTGCCCCTCATGTCCACAAACACACCGCCTGCTTCACTGACACGGTGGGAACTTCTCGGCACTGCGGCTGCCGGGTCAATAaaccctccctctcctctaccTCTTGTCATACATACTTAAACTTAACCGCTGTGTGGTGAGAATGAGGGATAATCTCTcactccctgcctctctcaccAATCACTCGACTTAATCTCTCCGATGTAAATCTTGTTAGCAAGTGTTCACTGTTAAAGAAAGTAAAAGTGCCATAGTGCCActattttaaatacatatatagagGACCACACAGCTATAATAACAACCACCTCAGTCTATGGAGGCAGTGTGGCATGATGATTAGAGAATTTCCCTCCAAGGATCCATAAAATATCGCATTATTACCATGGATACGGGAACTGTGATGTTAAAGGGATACTCAAAAGACTTGACGTCGATGTTAGTTGTTAGCCCAGTGCcatcaaaagtgaaaaaataaactttacagctTTTAGTTACACTATGCAGCTCTAATAAACATGTATTTGAAGTACATGtcaaggaatttaaaaaaaaaaaaaaaaaaaaaaaaaaaaaacaagagtcatTTTAGGAAAAGTTCATTTATGCCGGATCTACCTATAACTTCAGCGGTGCGGaaagataaatgtgttcagcttTTACTGTTggaccatctaacttctcctacaacaactctcatttaaaaaaaaaaaaaaattaaaaatccaaGACATGTATTCAAATACATATGATAAACTGGGTAAgaaagacagcttcagagttccTGTAAGattcatttattcactttgacagagccaggctaaagACTCCCataaagtctttatgctaagctaacacaaaatgctacccataagaACCAAActactggacgtacagaggtgaaaatgatatccGACATCGTGTTTCAGTCTGAGTAAgttggaaattatttttttggcgTATTCCTTTAAAGCCGGGCTTTGACTAGGCAACCGTTGCCCCCATTTCAGCCCCGATCCACAGTCGGGCCAAGTCTGTGCCACTCAGACGATTTTGGGGCAGCCGGACCAGACGGTTGGCACAGGAAATCAGAGAGCATAAGAGGTTTACAGGCTCTAATCTGTTCTCTCCCAGTCTAATCTCACATGACTCTGAGCTGTTAAGATTATATCAAAACGTGTGATTTTTCAGCGGAATGGATATACCTGTAATCAAGGAGcataaccctcctattatgtttgggggcaatttgaccccagccaatgtttaacgtctctaaataaatgattaatatctttttttttttgcttcatatttaatgagttttcctaaagtaatgggtactaccgggtaaacatgaaattgacatgatgatatgttttcaatgtcctgtacacactttgtaacaaatcggttataaataacaaaaatctgtacttagaaataatataaagccattaatacaccaaaaattaatatttctttccagttttaggtcaatcagtgagattttatggtgatttgcatatttttccataggcgcgtaataggaatactggatgtataagtgggggtgggaggggagttatgttttatttaaagggttatttagtggaggtttaaactgctgtggtcaaattgacccgaaacataaaagatgtttgtaaatatgaacataacaggagggttaaagtcATCAAATAGACACATTTTGACAGATCTTGTCAACTGCCAATGAAAAATGAgcgggataaaaaaaaaatacagggaatagggaaagaaaaaagcaaaaaagagggagaagagagcgATCTGCGGGTACACTGTGAGTGATCATCCAACTATCATAAAAAAATCAGACAGGTAGTGTAATCTGCCCAGTCCAGTATAGTCCAGTTACACCAGACAACTTCAGCGTAAGTGTTGaagtgtgttcggtgtgttagCATGGCTGCATGAGGTACTGCATTTAAgcttgaggtgtgtgtgtgtgtgaggccgtGCTGTTAAGTTTGTATACCCGTTCCTCTCCGCAGACCCACGGCGGTGTGTGGAAGCTGATGACGGGGAGAAAGGCTACGATCTCCAGCCAACGGATGAACAACTCCTCATCTGCCACAAGGTCTCCAGACAGAGAGCCGCCTGTAAGGGGTAGAGAaccagagagacagggaaaattGTCGATTTAGGCCAATTCAGAGGAACAGACTGATGTAAGAAAATATAGAGTAGAGCAAAGTAGATATTAGAAGAAGAGAATGTGTAGCATCAAAGGTGATTTAGTGAATTCAAGAAGCTAAAACCCTTTTAAATGagtggaaaagtaaaaaaagcaaaatagctgCCAAGGAGGTGTTGATGAATTTTAGTTTTCCGTTCCGGGACAAAGTACAACTTGCAGCCCTCGTCTCACACCTGCCCGCTGATAACTGATGGACACTGATGGATGGGGCACACAGGCATAAAATCAGCAGCCCGCGGTGCATCACATTAGTCTGAGTGTGATTTGATAGGGCCATCCATTCTGTCTGAGATACCGacagctctctgttttctccacatCAAAGTGAATAGTTGTCTCGCAGACATCACCTGTCTGACTGGCTGTGGTCCGCCATCGCAGGAATTTGGAGTATTACAGGAATACTCTCAGTGTTGTGCCAAAGCTGGAGgatgtttctcctctctgaccAGAAAACCAAAGCTGCTTTAGACATTTCTCTGGTCCCCAACTACAGTATATACGTGCTTGTAATGCAATATTCACTGAAGACAGGGTATGAATTTAATTAATAACAGGATAGGGGTGATTCGTGAATCCCTGTGTTCatatttttcacactgactgaccCAATCACAGTCGACATGTTCCTAGTAGTGTTGAAAAGGTGATCCATAGACTGTGGTAATTACCTACTGCATCAGGAATGAGGAAGTTGTATCCCAGCAGAGTGTGGTGCAGCAGGGAGGGAATGATGCCCTTCAGGCCCATCGGGCTCCAGTCGGACTGCAGGGGGGTCATCCTCACAAACAGGGGCTTGTGGCTCGACCTGGCGGGACGCAACGAAGAAGCACAGACAAATTATCCAGAGGCTGAATCAAGATAACTGTTCTGTTTTCAAAAACTAAAGCAGATGTCTCAAAAATCTTGCTGCCGTGTTGCCTTTTACCTGCAagacatgttttaaaaaattatttatttaccacggcaagattttttttggctctgaatTGTTTGAAATGCCTGTTTCCAGAGCTTGCGAACAAGATAAGGTGCTTGCTGTCATGAGGCTGACCGTGTCCCCGCCGTCATGATGGTAGAGTCTCCTATCCTGGTGGCCAAGTCTGCAAGCAGGCTGATGTACTGGTCTCCTCCCAGAGTCTGCGGCGGACGCAGGGCCTGCTCCTCAAACAGATTCCCCTCACCCCCCTCCAGCAGGACATACTCCATCCCCAGATGGGCCTGCAGGGATCCCACTCGGTCCAGGAACCAGCTCACCGCTCCTGGGTTGGTGATGTTCAGCTTTACACAGAACCTCCCCCGCCACTGACTCAGCACAGGGATCtgtgggagaaagaggagacagggaggacAGACCAAGATGGAGGGGTTGTTAGTGATTTGATTATTGCTGGACTGTGATTTGAGAGAGTATTGCCATCTCATTTTGCATTACTGGCATCTTCTCAGCTGGTCATCCAGTGATTCTCAGCCGCAGGACATTGCCAGTACAGTACATCTCCAGATACACGTCCCAAATTGGGCCGTATTAACACTGTTCTGCTTTTATTCAAACAGCCATGGCTTTTTTATATTAAAGTGAATGTGAAGTGGTTGGAATGGATGGAAAGTGCCCACTTTGGAAAAACATGCGGTGCCTGGTTTCTTTTTAGGCAGAGCTGAGTGCTTTCTTTCTTAAGTCGAGAATAGTTCAACATTTTAGGAGACCGCACATGGCGTggaatgcattttctgtgagctgaccaatcacaacgGAGAAGAGGTGGGGGCTCATACTATGTACCAAGCTGACACTGGGGAGCAACAGCTAGTATGGAAATGAAAAAGTCGCACAAGACAAAGCTGGAAGGTGTTGATAGTGAATTAAAAATACGTTTCGGACGCTGGTTGTGTTATGGAGTGTCTGGTAGGAAACTTTTACATCAACGCCGTCCGCTGATAACAGAAGCCATCAGCCATTGGAATAATTGCCCACTGAATATAGCAAAATATCTTTCAAGTACCACTTAAGACTGTATCATTTAAATCTGTGAGTGGGAATGAACATATTTGCTGTATGAATGTAATAATGAATGAAGTGCTGTTATAATTTATTCTGAATAATTTTTGATGATGTTTATAATGTTGTCTACAACGTTTTACTGCTTTTACATTGCTACTGTTAtgcgattttttttcttttctttcctgtgtggaccccaggaagactagctcGTCCTACTTTTGtgacagctaatggggatccttttaacaataaacaacaacaataaaccaGCTGGTCGTTATGGGAACAAAGGACATATCACATAGCCGCCTTTAGGCagtgttttttccacaaaaaatgtAACACAACCGAGTGTCCAGCACAATACAGGCTCATGAATGCCAAACACGGTGGCAGGGTGGGGAGGCTCTCACCAGGTGTCCCTGAGATGCTGAGGGGAGGCTGAGCCAGTAGGCCTCAGTGCCGTCCATAAGGGAGGTGTGGAACTGCGTGGTGTCCACGCCCAGGAAAGGGGACAGGGTGATGGAAATGTTAAGAAGCTTGACAAGTGGGAGGTCCCTGGTCTGTCTCTTGGACGTCCCTCTTTTCCTGTTGTTGAGGTAGTCATGGTCCTGCGGAGAGGGGGAGACAGTGTGACTCTGAtcctgtataaaaaaaaagcctgtccAGTAGGGGTGTAAAACTTTGGTTTAATTGAAATCCAGTTTGAATCATGATTTAGTGGTTGGCAAATTGAttcaagaacatttttttttcttttttggatcaATTTAAGTGGATTcatattcataaaccacagttGAAGTCAATAATGCTGTACAAAATTTTAGATCTGAAATGTGAAACGACTTTTTCTAATCCTTAACGAAAAGCAAAAAGCACAATGTGCAATTCATAATATGCTGTTAGATCATCACAATGTTGGGTCTATTTTTTTTGGGTAacttattttttctatttaatcTATCTATTtacttattgattgatttatttttacagattgATGTAGCTGAATCTGCAGTTTTTGTAATTGCTGCATCAATGCAATCAGTGATTCATAACATAAATACTTGCATCAGTCGTCATTTaacaattattaaaaaaacagatttaaaaatacTGAACTAAGTTTATGTTAAACAGTATAATTTCAACATCATGTTCTACTGTGGAACAATCAAAATGCTCATGAACTAAACCCATTTACCGGCGTTAAATAACTGAGCATGCAGCCGTGACCATTATGACCTCTCTCTGTCAAAACCATTTAACATATATTTCAGTCCACTGGTATTAACATGCTCTGGACTAACAGAGATTTCAGATTACATAACTGTGGAACAAAACCTGAGCACAAATGTTGACACCAGGAGGTAACCCATGGTGAGAAAAAGGGGATCGGTGGACTAGTACGCATTACGTAATTTCTAAGAAACCTTTTTTCCAACAAGATACTTTCAATATTTTAACGTCTGAGTATAGACTTAGGCATTTgattctttccctcttttttaattcatttttttctgcatgcgCTCATAAATAACTAACAGAAACTGACACAGATCAGGCAAGAGCACAGCTTATGGCCAGACccttcatattttatttttttttattattttggtttgCCAATACACTGCATGAGGCAGTATCTCAGTAATGAGGTTAGAAACATTGCAAACCTATTTATAACCCAAGTTTCCCCTGTATGCCAGCTTGTTGTTGAAAACTAATATGGAAACTAGAAAAGAAAGTTCATAGCGTGGCTGATAATTTATGAATACTTGTAAAACTGCAGTGAGAGGGAAGCATAGTTTTTACAGAGGATCATTGTTGCCATTCACACTTCTCTGGTGCAGCACACTTCATGGACAACTTCAAGCTCCATAAGTTTCCATGCGGCACTGTACGCTTGGCTTATTCCTTACGGCTGTTAGAAAAGGGGACCGAATGAAGCTGAGCCAACAAAACTGGTGTTTAATATCTTTGATCTACCAGAAGACTTCACATTATGGGTAAAGGAAACTCTTGTTCATCAAACGGTATAtgctcccctctttctctttctgtcttttcacacCTTTTGAACTGACTGATGCATAAGTGGTGCATGTAAACTTAACTAAAACGTATGAAGaataaaagcatgcaaaatgCTCACTCCTCTCCTACCAGCGCAGATCACAGCATCAGGTGGATGTCAGAATCACCTGCACTAGTTTGCCTTGGCCCCAAAATCCCATCACACCCTATACTTCCTACCATCCAATCGCTGCCTC is a genomic window containing:
- the LOC115360954 gene encoding SITS-binding protein codes for the protein MPHARNRNPSPIPEVTWDTGLKEMNETWKGAIACLGVAVFFVMTIGIIYWQVVDQPNKNWILRGTFSGLIWERRTHSLVIQTLTEDKTYVEIDVGNVGNPDVEVPFVRNLCWLNKTEFCYTWDSVAEVKISLEVNEETETECYSMTWAPVHCHVELKDCFSMTNVSWYGGASVRGQSWPINDQNATMQPFIVSDLKDNPSGFGSALERYFLGSSGVAVLVSPDIPLQLGVDSRQQFCLQSLPSMERLPLQYTVCVAHNVKAAHQEAVQQLSQHTRELPNMKTLWLPFWKLLASVDSGPKVERELRTFSNRLKRHQLGEGVISLNEHSTTLLSDMDHDYLNNRKRGTSKRQTRDLPLVKLLNISITLSPFLGVDTTQFHTSLMDGTEAYWLSLPSASQGHLIPVLSQWRGRFCVKLNITNPGAVSWFLDRVGSLQAHLGMEYVLLEGGEGNLFEEQALRPPQTLGGDQYISLLADLATRIGDSTIMTAGTRSSHKPLFVRMTPLQSDWSPMGLKGIIPSLLHHTLLGYNFLIPDAVGGSLSGDLVADEELFIRWLEIVAFLPVISFHTPPWVCGEERVLNLTRAYIARHQEFVVPLIEKYAEEWQATGYPIYRPLWWLSPSDPMTFTIDDQFLIGDEVLVAPVVERGAVQREIYLPDGGFQWQDSRNAQVFDGGTLLEDYPVPLDEVAVFLRRS